One region of Mucilaginibacter gotjawali genomic DNA includes:
- a CDS encoding ABC transporter ATP-binding protein encodes MNQQEANILTVDGLSVSYGNFQAVQNISFDVRKGEIFGLLGPNGAGKTSTLSAIEGLLKPDSGAVTVDGYNSIEKPLHARASLGVQLQSTSFQPELFVIEVLQLYAGVYGLSLSKDDILALLRDINLEDQAFKKFGQLSGGQQQRVSLVISTIHNPKLVLLDEPTTGLDPQSRRQLWERIEAIREKGHAVLLTTHSMEEAESVCDRIAIIDHGKIIAIDTPQEIIDKHRDDPEVISVSRRGKITLEDVFIALTGKAVRQ; translated from the coding sequence ATGAACCAGCAGGAAGCAAATATATTAACGGTAGACGGGTTAAGTGTTAGTTATGGCAATTTTCAGGCAGTACAAAATATTTCCTTCGATGTGCGTAAGGGCGAGATCTTTGGACTGCTTGGACCAAATGGCGCGGGAAAAACCAGCACCCTTAGCGCGATTGAGGGCCTCCTGAAACCAGATTCGGGCGCGGTAACTGTTGATGGGTACAACTCCATCGAAAAACCATTACATGCCAGGGCCTCCCTCGGGGTTCAATTGCAGTCAACCAGTTTCCAGCCGGAGTTGTTTGTGATAGAGGTATTGCAGCTTTACGCCGGCGTTTATGGCTTATCGCTAAGCAAAGATGATATCCTGGCCCTGTTAAGGGACATCAACCTGGAAGACCAGGCGTTTAAAAAATTCGGCCAGCTTTCAGGCGGGCAGCAGCAAAGGGTTTCGCTGGTGATATCAACCATCCACAATCCCAAACTGGTATTGCTTGACGAACCCACAACCGGCCTCGATCCGCAATCGCGCCGGCAGCTTTGGGAACGCATTGAAGCGATCCGCGAAAAAGGGCATGCTGTATTGCTCACTACGCATTCGATGGAGGAAGCGGAGTCTGTTTGCGACAGGATAGCGATCATTGATCATGGTAAGATCATCGCCATTGATACGCCGCAAGAGATCATTGATAAACACCGCGATGACCCGGAGGTAATCAGCGTGTCCCGCAGGGGCAAAATTACCTTAGAAGACGTTTTTATAGCACTTACCGGGAAAGCAGTGCGTCAGTGA